One segment of Apodemus sylvaticus unplaced genomic scaffold, mApoSyl1.1 scaffold_231, whole genome shotgun sequence DNA contains the following:
- the Asmt gene encoding acetylserotonin O-methyltransferase encodes MADRGDERGRDRDFRVLMGHAHGFMVSQPVQVLFAACDLGVFDAAARGPVCADVVARAAGADPRATRLLMDTCAGLGLLRRAGPGEGRSSFANTRLSDTFLVVGSPLSQCSMLRYLAGTPYRCWAHLADAVRDGRDQYARAVGVDAEDPFAAIYRSEADRVLFTRALQETWSLCGRRVLTAFDLSPFRVICDVGGGSGALAREAARLYPGSTVTVFDTPEVVGSQLRPPGDEEEAGPRVRFIAGDFFRAPLPPADLYVLARVLHDWGDAACEALLRGAHRAGGPGSAVLIVERVLEAGGAGPPEALLLSLNMLLQTRGRERTEAEYRELAARAGFPRLRLRRPGGPYEAMLARK; translated from the exons ATGGCGGACAGAGGGGACGAGCGCGGGCGGGACCGCGACTTCCGGGTCCTCATGGGCCACGCCCACGGCTTCATGGTTTCCCAG CCCGTGCAGGTGCTGTTTGCGGCCTGCGACCTGGGCGTGTTCGATGCGGCGGCCCGAGGCCCGGTGTGCGCGGACGTGGTGGCGAGGGCGGCGGGGGCGGATCCCCGGGCGACGCGGCTGCTGATGGACACCTGCGCGGGGCTGGGGCTGCTCAGGAGGGCGGGGCCAGGTGAGGGGCGGA GCTCCTTCGCCAACACCCGGCTCTCCGACACCTTCTTGGTGGTGGGCAGTCCCCTGTCTCAGTGCAGCATGCTGCGCTACCTCGCGGGCACGCCCTACCGCTGCTGGGCCCACCTGGCCGACGCCGTCAG GGATGGGCGTGACCAGTACGCGAGGGCCGTGGGCGTCGACGCCGAGGATCCGTTTGCTGCCATTTACAG GTCGGAGGCGGACCGCGTGCTGTTCACACGCGCACTGCAGGAGACCTGGAGCCTCTGCGGGAGGCGTGTCCTCACGGCCTTTGACCTCTCGCCCTTCCGGGTCATCTGTGACGTTGGCG GCGGGTCTGGGGCGCTGGCCCGCGAGGCCGCCCGTCTCTACCCGGGCAGCACCGTCACCGTGTTCGACACGCCCGAGGTCGTGGGGTCGCAGCTCCGCCCACCCGGGGATGAGGAAGAGGCGGGGCCGCGTGTGCGCTTCATCGCAG GCGACTTCTTCCGCGCGCCGCTCCCGCCCGCCGACCTCTACGTCCTGGCGCGGGTGCTGCACGACTGGGGCGACGCGGCCTGCGAGGCGCTGCTGCGGGGGGCGCACCGCGCGGGCGGCCCAG GCAGCGCGGTGCTCATCGTGGAGCGCGTCCTGGAGGCGGGCGGGGCGGGGCCCCCGGAAGCGCTGCTGCTGTCACTCAACATGCTGCTGCAGACACGCGGGCGCGAGCGCACCGAGGCCGAGTACCGCGAGCTCGCGGCCCGGGCCGGGTTCccgcgcctgcgcctgcgccgcCCAGGGGGGCCGTATGAGGCCATGCTGGCCCGGAAGTGA
- the Dhrsx gene encoding dehydrogenase/reductase SDR family member on chromosome X isoform X1, translating to MSALRALRAALRVYAVGVWVMFTQLLRRLRGGFRPPDLPPQPGRVAIVTGATEGIGLSTARQLARLGMRVVVAGHDELKGREVVSAIRAESGSDESAHFLFLDLASLASVRGFVRDFRASGLPLHVLVNNAGVMMEPRGETQDGFERHLGVNFLGHFLLTRLLLPALRGSAHGGDVTRRQGRGSRIVTVASATHYVGEMDMADLQGRSAYSPHAAYAQSKLALVLFSLRLQRLLAARRDPVTANMADPGVVDTALYRHTWWGTRAVKRALGWLLFKTPDEGAWTSVFAAATPALEGVGGRYLRDEAEAEPLGAAQDPALQWRLWAEASRLTGVAEDID from the exons ATGTCCGCCCTGCGCGCGCTGCGGGCCGCGCTCCGGGTCTACGCCGTGGGCGTCTGGGTGATGTTTACGCAGCTGCTGCGCAGGCTCCGCGGGGGCTTCCGGCCGCCGG atCTCCCGCCGCAGCCGGGCCGCGTGGCCATCGTGACTGGCGCCACCGAGGGCATCGGGCTCAGCACCGCGCGGCAGCTGGCGCGGCTGGGCATGCGCGTCGTCGTCG ccgGCCACGACGAGCTGAAGGGACGGGAGGTCGTCAGCGCCATCCGGGCGGAGTCGGGGAGTGACGAGAGCG CGCACTTCCTGTTCCTGGACCTCGCCTCCCTGGCTTCCGTGCGCGGCTTCGTGCGCGACTTCCGGGCCTCGGGGCTGCCCCTGCACGTGCTCGTCAACAACG CGGGCGTGATGATGGAGCCGCGCGGCGAGACCCAAGATGGCTTCGAGCGCCACCTGGGCGTGAACTTCCTGGGCCACTTCCTGCTGACGCGGCTGCTGCTGCCCGCGCTCCGCGGCTCCGCCCACGGGGGTGACGTCACCCGGAGGCAGGGGCGGGGCTCACGCATCGTCACGGTCGCCTCCGCCACGCACTACGTTGGAGAGATGGACATGGCGGACCTGCAGGGCCG CTCCGCCTACTCCCCGCACGCGGCCTACGCACAGAGCAAACTCGCGCTCGTCCTCTTCTCCCTGCGGCTCCAGCGCCTCCTCGCCGCGCGCCGCGACCCCGTCACCGCCAACATGGCCGACCCGGGCGTGGTCGACACCGCGCTCTACAGGCACACGTGGTGGGGCACGCGCGCCGTGAAGCGCGCGCTCGGGTGGCTGCTGTTCAAG ACCCCGGACGAGGGCGCCTGGACCTCGGTGTTCGCAGCGGCCACGCCCGCGCTGGAGGGGGTCGGGGGTCGCTACCTGCGCGACGAGGCGGAGGCGGAGCCACTGGGGGCGGCGCAGGACCCAGCGCTGCAATGGCGGCTGTGGGCGGAGGCGAGCAGGCTGACGGGCGTGGCCGAGGACATTGACTGA
- the Dhrsx gene encoding dehydrogenase/reductase SDR family member on chromosome X isoform X2, giving the protein MRVVVAGHDELKGREVVSAIRAESGSDESAHFLFLDLASLASVRGFVRDFRASGLPLHVLVNNAGVMMEPRGETQDGFERHLGVNFLGHFLLTRLLLPALRGSAHGGDVTRRQGRGSRIVTVASATHYVGEMDMADLQGRSAYSPHAAYAQSKLALVLFSLRLQRLLAARRDPVTANMADPGVVDTALYRHTWWGTRAVKRALGWLLFKTPDEGAWTSVFAAATPALEGVGGRYLRDEAEAEPLGAAQDPALQWRLWAEASRLTGVAEDID; this is encoded by the exons ATGCGCGTCGTCGTCG ccgGCCACGACGAGCTGAAGGGACGGGAGGTCGTCAGCGCCATCCGGGCGGAGTCGGGGAGTGACGAGAGCG CGCACTTCCTGTTCCTGGACCTCGCCTCCCTGGCTTCCGTGCGCGGCTTCGTGCGCGACTTCCGGGCCTCGGGGCTGCCCCTGCACGTGCTCGTCAACAACG CGGGCGTGATGATGGAGCCGCGCGGCGAGACCCAAGATGGCTTCGAGCGCCACCTGGGCGTGAACTTCCTGGGCCACTTCCTGCTGACGCGGCTGCTGCTGCCCGCGCTCCGCGGCTCCGCCCACGGGGGTGACGTCACCCGGAGGCAGGGGCGGGGCTCACGCATCGTCACGGTCGCCTCCGCCACGCACTACGTTGGAGAGATGGACATGGCGGACCTGCAGGGCCG CTCCGCCTACTCCCCGCACGCGGCCTACGCACAGAGCAAACTCGCGCTCGTCCTCTTCTCCCTGCGGCTCCAGCGCCTCCTCGCCGCGCGCCGCGACCCCGTCACCGCCAACATGGCCGACCCGGGCGTGGTCGACACCGCGCTCTACAGGCACACGTGGTGGGGCACGCGCGCCGTGAAGCGCGCGCTCGGGTGGCTGCTGTTCAAG ACCCCGGACGAGGGCGCCTGGACCTCGGTGTTCGCAGCGGCCACGCCCGCGCTGGAGGGGGTCGGGGGTCGCTACCTGCGCGACGAGGCGGAGGCGGAGCCACTGGGGGCGGCGCAGGACCCAGCGCTGCAATGGCGGCTGTGGGCGGAGGCGAGCAGGCTGACGGGCGTGGCCGAGGACATTGACTGA